The genomic region TCCGCTAAGAAACAGACCCAGGACTCACTTCTCCCTTTCCTAATACTAACCTTTAGTGGGGAAAATGCTATACTGACCCACGTTCAGCACCTAGGGGGAACTTTAAAGATGATGAAGGCACTGTCTGTTCAACATCAAGGAGTCcttcatttttaaatgacaaaataaatataataaattacaTGATATCAAATTAGCCAAATGAACCTTAAATTCAACCCAGATAAAGACTGAGTCCCAGCTGGCAGCCATGTTCCACACACTGTGAGCTAGTCTCGTCAGAAGGGCATCAGTGTGCAGGGCAGGGCTATTCACCATTGGTCCTGGAGGGCCCAAACACTACCGTTTTTTGTGGGTGCTCCTTATCAGTTATATACTTTTCCATTGCTCCTTGTGTGAAATCTCCACTTACCCAGGGATCTGGACCATGCACAAATAACAACAGGAGTTTTGGCCCTCCAGGTCCGGAGCTGAGtgatgtagggaatagggtcccCATGGGGCTCCACACAGgccgggacttttattttggacAACAATCTCTAAAAAATAACAGTGAGTAACTAAATGGAGCAGGATCAAACACAATTTCCTTCTGTTTGATAGCCTTCCATTCACTCTATTCCGGCCATTATCATGagctgtcctctcctctcctgccccGTGTTTGGGAGGTTTCTGATATGTACCATCCTGATAAAACAGTACCCATTTCACAAATATTTCTTATTGCTACCAAACAGTTCTTTTACTCTGCTTACCCTGTTGAAATGAGAGAACGTACATATATAGTACTAAAAAGGACCACCATGCAAACAACTACACGTCTAAACATAAATTAATTTGTAATGTTCATGTTTACAACTGGACGAAACCATTGGACAGGCAGAAAGCTTTTTTTTAGCTATCCTGAAAGGATGATTTCCTAGCAACAGCTGATTGAATGATGACTGGTTATGATGTGATTTCCTAATGACACACTATGGGTTTGGGCTTAAACTGcatattttttactgaaaatattACTTCCTTGTATCCTTTGCTCTTCATTGCTCTGAGCAGGCAGGGTCTGTGTTTGGAAGATGACCTGGGGTTCTTCACAATAATCGGGAGCATTACCGCAGGCACCTCCCATCGGCAGAACCATGTCAAAGTGACCACGACAGATGCATCTCGGCCTGCTCCACATGGTTAAGCGTGGTTCCGCAGTTGCCAAAGTCGACACATCTCAGGCTGTCTCAGGCTGGATGCTGATCTATAATACTCAGTGCGTGCCTCTGTCGTGGAAGTTGAGTATTCTCCCAGATATGGAAGATGGTTGGCAGGGCCGACGTAGCTCTTTAGGCACCGctggaaaatgtacattgtcgTCTGAACTGAACCGGAACCTATGCACTGCGGACCTATCGTTGACCGTTGTGGCTTAAGGCTCTAAATTCACTTCAACGTGTGGGCGTTGCAAATCTGGTTCCATTCTATGCAGTACCCCCTGCACTGGATTCTCCATGGCATATAACAGCAAAGAGCGAGTGCTACTTAGCAAGGTATGCACCCAATCTATTTGAGGGGTGGCAATGTATTGGACATTGTTCAAAGGGTGGACTGTGGCAGGTTTTCTATTGGGCTTGTTCAAAGCATGACTGTATTGGTGGATAGATTTGGTTTGAGGACAAACCCATAGTGTGATGTAACTCATTTCCTTTCAGTAAACAGCAGTTAGATACATAAGTTTAGATGACCTGGCTGGATaactattgttttatttggatGATGGTTGGATGTTTGGAGTTTTTCATAGAtatttactgtaaaaaataaagaagtCACATTGGaagacacatttaaaacaacccaTTTTCAACGCTAGCCCAACACAAGAAATGTGCCTACTCTCGTTTTCTGCATTCATTCACTATTTAAAAGAATGTATGGTTTGTACTTTAATTGTTAGTATATTTAAGGGGTAGGTGTTAATTAAAAACACAGCTTGTGACATAgtcattaaacattaaaataaatttatGGCATCTgagaataatattatttttgctGGTAAATGCCTTAACCACCATTGGCTGACTCTTTTCTAATTAGAACGGCAAACAGCCCCAGTGTACCTCAAATTAATATCAGGAGACGAGGAATGGAGATGCCAACAAACTGTATCGGGACCAAGCTTTCATAACTTTGATAAGGTCGCTCCTGATTGGGTGGTGTTCTACAGGAAGTTGGCGGTGTTAGTGGTGGTTGCGTTCTTTCCTGTGTCAATGTTGAACTGGTAGGCTGTATCCGAGGAGTGCAGAATGTCAGAGGTGGGCATGGGAACAGAGGGTGATGatgcctgggggggggggggggcaatgaaAAGGGTGTGTTGTGAAAAGGCATGAGAGTggtcattaaaaaaacatatctttAAGATAGCTTGTGAGAGATTGTGTGTTACGGcaagagacacagacaaacagactgacCTGGGGGGGCTGTAGTGAGTGGGCCAGGAGAGGATCAGCAGGAGACATTTTGTCCATCTTTATCTCCTCCTTTACCGGCTCACTGGGAGGGGGGGCACTGTACATCACCGGAGCAtacccctgacacacacacacaacatgtgtcacacaaatacatagactgtccacacagacaccaacgcaggtgtgcacacatgcagacaaacatgaaccacacacacacaaagactggACTTTGGTTAAGTACAGTTGAGACGCACCATTGGAGCCACCGGATACTGACACTGGTTGGGTGGCCCGCTCCACTGTTATAGGGGTCAGAAAAAAGCCAGAGTCCCATTAAAAAAAGAGAAGTTCACTTTTTACACAACAGAACTAAATATCAGGGGCTAAATACAGCAAAGTAGACTGGCATTGCGTAAAGAGTAAAGCAGAActgagaaacagaaacagaagcCGTTATCAATAAAATGAAGAATCAAAcaatagacagacagagctaCCATGGGAGGAACACCAGGGTTGTACTGAGGCTGGGTGGGTGGTGGACCATTCCACTGAGGGGGTTGGGCTTGGGGGAACATGGGGTCCTGTGGAGGATAGCCTTGGTTGAAACCCTGGAACAAAAGCACAGCAAAACCTCACCGTCAAACACAGAGGCCTGTCTTGTTGACATGCCAATCAGAGCATCCATCTATTAGATTGGGTTTTGTTTAGATAAACGGAAAATGTTGCCAGATCTGCATAGTATATAGCCTATTCTAAAGTGAAAAATGTGAATTGTCGCCCATCACCTTCCGAAGTAGCGTGGGGCACTTTCCCAATAGATGCTCCCTGGGGTTACTGAAGTCTAAATACAAACGTGTGGCTCGGGTGAATTTTAGACAGGTGAGAATTTTAGACAGGTCAGTGGTGAGGTTGAAGGTCAAAGGAGGTTTTCCCATTGTAGAGAAAGTGGAAGTgatattttttatgttgaatTTCCTCACTGCAtgtgtcattccaaaatgtcatTTCCATATCATGTAAAGGTTAATTCATTGAAATCCTTGTCACAATAGTTTTTGTAGTCTAAATAGGCCCTTAGTCATGACAGATTGTTAATACTAGAAGGTGCCCAACCTGGTATCAGAATATATAAATTACTGTATGTAAATCTGTTAAAGCAAATTTGTTTCATCTGCTAACATAGTAAGGCTACATTACATGGTGCAACCGAAATGTACACTAAATTACGAATTTGCAAAAAATACAGCTCCTGAAGAAAtggagagaccactgcactttccagaatagttgaaaaggaaggttttgcgtgaggaacagaagcattcaatttgcagtggtctcttcattttaacgcttctgttctctcactcaaaaacttcctttccgaattttttgaaaagaaaagaaaaaggtgcaggggtcccttcattttttccggatcTGTATATCtttatgttacaaatgttacaaaaaGGTTTCCtattttagaaaatacatttaagcttagggttaatgttggtatcacagtactggggttaaagttaggtttaaggtttgATTCATGGTTGGACATTTCTTTCTGCCTCTCCATGGATTCGAGCTGGCAAAAACTGGATTTGGGTCAGGATGGGATTCCACCCATCCACTCAATTTAACTGTAAATGCTCTTACAGCTGCCCCTAGTGACCAGTCTCTTTCCTAATGTAAGATAACATAAgatttatgtaaaatatgttacGGATTCCTCTGAGACCAGACGGGAAAGCCCATGTGCCCAGGTCAAATTGGATCTGCCAACCCTCCACTTGCTAGCTGCTTGCTCGCTAATCGCCACACACTACCTGCCGTTGCACAACAGAACCGATGGAGACAGAAAAGATGTAAATAGATGAACTCACTGGTTGAAAATGTGGTCCGGTCCACTGAGGCTGGCCAGCCATCCCTGGATCGGGATACGGGTGGACCTGGGGGTAACCTCCCTGGAAATGGAGAAGCACCACAGTTCCTACAGTCAGACCCAGGGACTCAGTATAGTCATATTATTTTGTTCAGGGATTTCGGGGCCAAAATCGGCGCCAAGCAATATTTGGAAAAGTGCATGTTATGGCCTGGCAGGCTAGATGGGCCCATGTAATACTAGCCAAGTCTGAAGAGCCCTAGACTGGCTAGAAACACTTCCATACTAATATGTTTTACTTGTATACACATAATGTAGCTACATACGTAAGATAAATGTAGCTACataagataattttttttaaagatacacATACAAAAGGATTATTCAAAACTCATTCAGATCAGAGAGACACTGCAGAATCACTTCCAATGTCAAACAACACACAAGGCATGCACAAGCATTCCACAGTGTAGTTAGctgatgataaaaaaaaaggcatCACGTACCATGTTATGGTCTGGACCTGGGCCATGATAAAACACCTGCAATAATCACAGCAAAAACACGCTATGTTATAATGGACAAACCGAGGAAACGCAGACGACCATCTGGGGAACTAGCACGTGGCTTTATTTTCAGGTCACTCAAGAGCATGTCATTACCGACCATCCGCAAACAGAGGGGGCAGACATTTCAAAGGGAGCCTAAAGGCCCACTTCTACAAGGGTTGTGTTCTGCCTGCCACCCTGTTGTCTATATACTAACCCCGCCCCCGCTACCTTTGAACCTTGTGCACTACATATGGAATAGGGCGCTAAATCCACCCAATCCGGCGTTGCCTTACCGGACCACCAGGTCCAGGGGACACGCCTCCTCCAGGCACGTTGTAGTCGGGAGGAGGATGCTGCATCTCTGGGGTCCCCTGGAGGATGGCAGCGGTGTGGGGGGCTTTCTTCTTGAAGATCTTCTCCCGGCAACAGCAGCAGATAGCGGTGGGGATCCCCACGAGGATGAGGGTCAGGTACGTGATATAGGAGTGATTGGCGTGTTCATCCTCATGGCGGTCtgaagggagagggggacgAGGAGGGGAcatgtgggggaggaggaggacagggtggaggaggaggtgaggcgAAGGGGAGGAGGTGTACAGTGAAAGAGCAAAGATGAGACAGAGTGGAGGTTATACAGTCAGTTGTTGTTTTAGTAAACCCATCTGGTACTGGGATAGAGCCTCTTGCCTTCAGAACAGACTGAATTCTTCGGCATGGATTTAACAAGGTGTTAGAGACATTCCAGATGGTGTTGGACCATACTGACAGTGGTATATTCATGATGCGAACAGCCTGTCTCACGCCCTTTTAGGTTGAGGCTCAGGGACTGAACAGGCGATGTAAACAGAACCGGATTAGGCGTGCCAGGCGTTGTTCAGCTACTTCTCAAAGGTACCGTGATCGTGCGCCCACTACTTTTCCTTGGTTTGAGCTGATACCAGAGGAACATGGTGGGTCATTCTGTTGCAGTGGCCCCACATATTACAAGGGCCGATGAGTTGTTCTGAGATATTGTTCTGAGATATTGTTCTGAGATAATGTTCTGAGATGCTTACACCACTGTTGTATTGTGCAGTGATTTGCCTCTTTGTTAGCGTGACAGGCATCTACTTAGACCAAGGTTTGGAGTGAAGTGcaatccctcacacacacacacacacacacacacacacacctgtgagtTCCATCCTAATGATAGAGACCATCCGGTCTCTCCTGTCCCTCAGTGTATAGTAGCCCACGTCTGTCGTGTTGACGTTTTCAATGGTGATTTTAGTGGAGTAGGTCTTGACCCGGTCCCAGTATTCTGGGTGATTCTGGGTGACCACTGCTCCATCACGCACAAGAGTGATGTTGGCGTCAGCGCCTGAGAAGTAAAGCTGGGCGTCGGCTAGGTCGATGCCTTCCAATGAGATATAGAGGTCCTCGCCTGCTATGCACTTCAAGTAGTCATGCCtggctgggggagggggagaaggacaGATTGAGAAAGGATGTGAGAGGGTGTGACAGGAAACGGTAAGGGAACAGTTGGAAACACAAACTGAATAAAGCATACAGTCTAGATCTATTTGTTTTCATCAATGAGTTTAAAACTCTGAGGCATGATTCTGATCAGGAGTACAAATGTTTCCTCAGTGTTGGTCTCAGTGGGTTTTCGTACTggttacatttgattgattgattatataaagtatatatcTAAAGAATTATATTTTCGGGAGAATTCAGGGAGTGGGGTTTGGGTGAGGGAGTCGATGGAAAGtaatggcgcttttccactgcatggtaccggctcgactcTACCCGCTATATTGCCAGCTATAATACCACGCCACctgactcaagagtagcctactgtaggctacacaaggcagtgtttatactggtagtagggAGGAAGCACGCGTGAGCAGTAACTTCggtcttaatacattgcagactgcaaaaaaTAGCaagcttggtaggctgcttTTGTTCGGCTTGACATTTCTACTTTGACCAATGCAATATATGCCAGTTAGCCTTTAGAAAAACCCAGAGCAGGAAAAAGACGAGGTCTTTTTGTAGGTTACAAAAACTGCGCGTCTTGTGGGTCTCACGgggataacgagttgatttcaacaccagtgcgTAGGTCctagaggagttttgggaaaataccaTTGCTTAAATCATGAGTCTGGTCCTctgcactgaaattaacccatttcaatgcaaggattCCTGGCACAGACGCACAAAGAGGCGCTGGTCTCGTCTTAACCATTCTCTGACACTGGACACGCCTTGggtcactcttgtccaatcagaagtcttccgTGTTTTACTATCCCAAATTTTGGCTTGTAAaacagtggaaaagcaaaaaaggcgagccgagttgagctggtaccatgcagtggaaaagcgccataaGAGGAGGACAAAAGAACAAAAAGTAAGAAGATTCTTTACACCAAGTAACAGCCACAAAATACATGAattcaatgaaatgcaaaagCCTCCCACCCCGACCTTATCCCCCCTCCTTCACTCACTGGTCACGGCCACCTTGAGAGAGGAGAGCTCCTTGTTCCAGTGGTCTCTCTGGACGTAAGTCCCCTGGTCTTCATATGTAACCTTCAGACCAAACGTTTAACAGGGACAGTCAAATCAATTGCATTTGCAATTACTTCACAGTATAATGAAATGAGagggagacatagagacaggCTTAATGATTGGATGAACAGTTGTGTATAGATAGAGGGGCTCTCAAACGTATTCACCACCATTTATTGTGTTCAAAACGGATCTGACATAGTGaccttttttgtgttgatcagtggcacaACTAAATTTTTATCTAATGTTGTCACCAGAGGTGTTGCTAGGATTACTATACATTCTGGgcttttgccccccccccccccagacagaAGAAATGTAGTTTTAAATGTACATGCTAGACGTTCATtttgatgtacacgctagcggcctacacatATACATTGTCATAACGcgtgatcggaattatagatgcatagatcaggggctatttttttttatcattattattttggtcaatttgagatccggggctattaaTAAAAGAGCTGTAGCCCCagatgcccaggcctaacgacgccaccggttttcacaataaaatgaggaaaagtccaaggggactgaatacttttgagagccacagTGGATAACATGGTAGTCTTATTGgtggtgttagaaatcggcggttacatatagtggtcaaataatgtagaacccgtatgaAATCGAGGGacaagttcgctcaagtttaatGGAAAATTGCAgaacagatgtcattcggtgaacgttccattatcgtctcactgtaatgttggtaacaagctgatatatacatcaATGGGGgtttctacctagcaaagatcaggtttccaagacagtaacctccatgccaaatggtcaatgtaaacattcctgtggttatcagagcgcaacctacagagagataatctaaacagagagttttctgttgttctcattatgtaGGCACATTCACTTTCAATGAAACgcacattcatattgtaattgctaatgctcagattccacagtggAATGGGTGTTTTTATGTGTCTTTTCATATACCATGCCCCCAACACCCCAATAGAATTTCTgatgacatattaaacaatacaCTTCATTGTCTTTGAGGAGATATTTTAATTGGACGATTAAAGAGCTAGTCACCTTGTCCAGATACCAGCGCCTGTCAGTTCCTGTCCCAGAAACCCGTCCTCTTGTTGTCAGGGCACCTTGGTTCCAGTACAGGAAGGTCTTTGTGGGCTCTTCAGCAGGCTTGAACTCCAGCTTCCAAGAGCTCTTTGGGAGGTAGATCTTCAGCTGCCGCCCATGTGACAGACGCTCATGTACATCGTGCACCAAGTAGctctctgagagagagagagagagagagagaaagagagagagagagagagaggatgggatgGGTGGGAATAGAGAACTACAAGGAAAGGAAAACAATTTGGAGAGTATTTTTGTACAAccctaatcaatcaatcaatcaatattttttattttataaagcccttttgtcacaaagtgctttacagagacacccggccttaaaccccaaggagcaaacaacagtagtgttgaatttcagtggataggaaaaactccctaagaaggctgaattttaggaagagacctagagaggtcccaggctcagaggggtgaccagtactcttctggctgtgccgggtgagatattaagagtccaattggaataattaatacatttctctgggctaaatccagaggctatttgattttagactaggtcagaagtatgaccaggtggacaaggacagggacagcaatgggccccccaaaccaggtaatccgcaggtgtggaccaggacctcatctcctggaggagagagaaaagtggaggaaactgagaaaagatataagtgcattcctcatattccccagcacaataatatagcagcgtaacaccttggaactgagacgggggggtccggcgacactgtggccctacccgggggaggccccggacagggcccaacaggcaggaaatcaatccacccacattgccaggcatcaaccaaagggacacccaccaaccgcaacccccctgaatgagggccgagtattgccagcagtgtacagcccaattgcacaaatgcgcaacagagagtcattAACAAGctagtgactcttcccccgaaaggcattggagggagggcatcccagtggcgacgagagcccacctggcaagacagcaagggtggacagtatcaagcctactggtcatcttcatgcccccgggccaggctacacctaattataaactgtgctgtagagattagtttttagtagacacttgaaagtatGCACTGAGTtagcatttctaaccttaattggcagatcattccacagtagtggagctctatgagaaaaggccctgccgccagctgtttgtttagaaattctaggtacaattaaaaggcctgcatcttgcgatcgtaggttacgtgtaggtatgtatggctggatcatttcagaaAGGTAAGtgggagcaagtccatgtattgatttataggttaagagtaaaaccttaaaatcagccctaaccctaacaggcagccagtgtaaggacgctaggatgggagtaatgtgttcaaattttagGATTCctgcagccgtgtgcagcactaattgaagtttatttattaatttgtctggataaccagagagaagagcattgcagtaatctagtctagaagtaacgaaagcatggataaatttttctgcatctgtttttgatagaacgtttctaatttttgcaatgtttcgaagatgaaaataagcaactcttgagacatattttatatgttcttcaaaggagaggtcagggtcaaaggTAATGcaaaggttttttacagttttttgggatacgaccatgcagccgtcgaggttcacagtgagatctgcaaACAGCGCTATTtgtttttgggtcctaaaacgagcatttctgttttctttgagtttaagagcaagaaattctctgtcatccacttcctaatatctgaaatgcatgcttccaaagtagctaatttagagGGTTccccatgcttcattgaaatatataactgtgtgtcatcagcataacaatgaaagtttacgttgtgatttcggattacatcacccagagggagcatatatagtgagaacaataatgggcccagaaccgagccttgaggaacaccaaagcatacctttgacttagGATAatgaggatatgccatccacattaacaaactgatatctttcagataaataagatttaaaccaggctagaacatgtccacgtagcccaatatgggtttccagtctctctaagagaagagCACTAAGAGCACCttagcagcactaaggtcaagaagcaacaggacggatgcggaacctttgtctgaggccattagaaggtcatttgttaccttcacgagtgcagtctcagtactatgatgggatctgaaaccggactggagtatttcataaatgttatttgtctttaggaaggcattcagttgttgggaaacaaaaactttaaagatttttgagaggaatgttGTCTTTGCCCTAACAAAGACAATATTGAAACTCAACGATTCCCTCTCTGTAATACGATTTACAATCAAAAGTCTTCAAACCCAGATACCAGTTGGTTATGTCGATTTATTCTGGTTGCACAGGAGTAAGTCAACAGCACGTAAGAATCAGAAGATAaactactgcaggatgggttgctcCAAGTCTTATTGTTACAGGGGGCTTTATATACTCTTGGCCAAAAGGTTTATTTCGTTGTCACAAAAGGTGTGAAAACTCAGGAGAACTGGCACCAAATTCTAATGCcatcttcctttgttttctccaacaatgaaacaaagaaaccaGCACTCccaaatttacatttattcaattaATCTCACCCCAGGTCTAAACTCTTGGTCTACTTCTCAACTATCTCTTGAAATACAGGAGAACATTTACTGGTAACAGAATATCAATTACAGTATACTCAAGATTTCACCCTTGAT from Esox lucius isolate fEsoLuc1 chromosome 5, fEsoLuc1.pri, whole genome shotgun sequence harbors:
- the LOC105006102 gene encoding uncharacterized protein LOC105006102 isoform X2 — encoded protein: MWRTWILLGTALSVESYLVHDVHERLSHGRQLKIYLPKSSWKLEFKPAEEPTKTFLYWNQGALTTRGRVSGTGTDRRWYLDKVTYEDQGTYVQRDHWNKELSSLKVAVTTRHDYLKCIAGEDLYISLEGIDLADAQLYFSGADANITLVRDGAVVTQNHPEYWDRVKTYSTKITIENVNTTDVGYYTLRDRRDRMVSIIRMELTDRHEDEHANHSYITYLTLILVGIPTAICCCCREKIFKKKAPHTAAILQGTPEMQHPPPDYNVPGGGVSPGPGGPVFYHGPGPDHNMGGYPQVHPYPDPGMAGQPQWTGPHFQPGFNQGYPPQDPMFPQAQPPQWNGPPPTQPQYNPGVPPMGYAPVMYSAPPPSEPVKEEIKMDKMSPADPLLAHSLQPPQASSPSVPMPTSDILHSSDTAYQFNIDTGKNATTTNTANFL
- the LOC105006102 gene encoding uncharacterized protein LOC105006102 isoform X1, with protein sequence MWRTWILLGTALSVESYLVHDVHERLSHGRQLKIYLPKSSWKLEFKPAEEPTKTFLYWNQGALTTRGRVSGTGTDRRWYLDKVTYEDQGTYVQRDHWNKELSSLKVAVTTRHDYLKCIAGEDLYISLEGIDLADAQLYFSGADANITLVRDGAVVTQNHPEYWDRVKTYSTKITIENVNTTDVGYYTLRDRRDRMVSIIRMELTDRHEDEHANHSYITYLTLILVGIPTAICCCCREKIFKKKAPHTAAILQGTPEMQHPPPDYNVPGGGVSPGPGGPVFYHGPGPDHNMGGYPQVHPYPDPGMAGQPQWTGPHFQPGFNQGYPPQDPMFPQAQPPQWNGPPPTQPQYNPGVPPMWSGPPNQCQYPVAPMGYAPVMYSAPPPSEPVKEEIKMDKMSPADPLLAHSLQPPQASSPSVPMPTSDILHSSDTAYQFNIDTGKNATTTNTANFL